A genomic window from Megalobrama amblycephala isolate DHTTF-2021 linkage group LG2, ASM1881202v1, whole genome shotgun sequence includes:
- the LOC125254596 gene encoding receptor-transporting protein 2-like codes for MALMLWESSLQAKASELHGDTWHITINESIEPHKQACDWHQYISGSFARFECSLCRRTWMSKRVQVVFHFHLDTARKQGNIKLRRFKQMCRRCNEAQMEDPNFPVENIDVLIGRLVEKIRVRCYKENLGEKNRPSVFNGRVNGPHESAHCEACRLGVCSQAN; via the exons ATGGCATTAATGTTGTGGGAAAGTTCTTTACAGGCGAAGGCGAGTGAGCTTCACGGGGACACGTGGCACATTACCATCAATGAGTCTATTGAGCCACACAAACAAGCTTGTGATTGGCACCAATACATTTCTGGCTCCTTTGCAAG GTTTGAGTGTTCTCTTTGTAGAAGAACCTGGATGTCTAAAAGAGTGCAGGTGGTGTTCCATTTCCACTTGGACACAGCAAGGAAACAGGGAAACATTAAACTGCGACGCTTCAAACAGATGTGCAGGAGGTGCAATGAAGCTCAGATGGAGGATCCAAATTTTCCAGTGGAAAACATTGATGTGCTGATTGGGAGACTAGTTGAAAAGATCCGTGTGAGATGCTACAAAGAAAACCTGGGTGAAAAGAACAGACCCTCAGTGTTCAATGGCAGAGTTAATGGGCCACATGAAAGTGCTCATTGTGAAGCCTGTCGGCTTGGTGTCTGTAGTCAGGCCAACTGA